In Lates calcarifer isolate ASB-BC8 linkage group LG21, TLL_Latcal_v3, whole genome shotgun sequence, a single window of DNA contains:
- the si:ch1073-280e3.1 gene encoding LOW QUALITY PROTEIN: complement C2 (The sequence of the model RefSeq protein was modified relative to this genomic sequence to represent the inferred CDS: inserted 2 bases in 2 codons), giving the protein MYVRFILWVLLFISVLEVSLQEDEYDYSDYETYEESQPLNCSTAESIKGGHVTYSQGGLEGSVLTYHCGLGKYPFPVSYRVCGADGEWSVMRLANGRPTSHATCKDVLCPAQLQLDHGDFWPRSQWFHIGETQSFSCLEGFTLYGSAQRNCTTSGEWTGTTPVCDNHADDCDDPGIPPGAQRSVGRFHRGEKAVYRCQAGLDLLGSAERVCLENREWSGSSPRCQGPNTFDSPSIVAEAMTGSLAGVMDVFSLDAKKKAARVSFGRTIRVDQGSRMNVYILLDTSGSIKKEEFEVARDATIALIRKLDSYEVLLKFHVLSFATEARDIVDIRDIDISSSVDDIVWRLMDFNYHSHGSKTGTNLYSALYRVNELISFFKQNSARNHFNETQNIIIIETDGYSNTGNKPQIALAQIRQVLGYSATAKDHTDETMLDVYVFGVGGKVNKDELNSLASHKRGEQHVFVLENFQMLGEVFNSIISDKSVTMCGVAREDVSRDEEQVKGQTSVYSRPWHVTLKSSTWGKSKSCFGSIVSQNWVLTAAHCFARSSTERISYQVDIEHGDGTVKSSAVFMHPNYNTNTLKHRNVSEFYDYDVALIQVNKSIPLSWKARPICLPCTVPASRAMKKINSTCEQHRKELLPLEETAAXFIHKTSESKQTRKQTHIHTNKQRSGCVEKAXQTLTEPNDVTLDEYIPDRFLCSGGSSGYQDAITCKGDSGGSLFLEKRKRYFQVAVVSWGTTDVCDPLNSAMRRHSSDSPPPNARDFHIDVFKILPWLKQHLGEQIQFLPEIN; this is encoded by the exons ATGTATGTCAGATTTATACTGTGGGTCctgctcttcatctctgtcctgGAGG TGTCCCTGCAGGAGGATGAGTATGATTATAGTGACTATGAGACGTATGAGGAGTCGCAGCCTCTGAACTGTTCGACTGCAGAGAGCATCAAAGGTGGACATGTCACCTACTCACAG GGGGGGCTGGAGGGCAGTGTGCTGACCTATCACTGTGGACTGGGTAAGTACCCTTTCCCAGTCAGCTACAGGGTCTGCGGCGCTGATGGGGAGTGGTCTGTCATGAGATTAGCCAATGGCAGGCCGACATCACACGCCACGTGCAAAG ATGTGTTGTGTCCGGCTCAGCTCCAGCTGGATCACGGCGACTTCTGGCCCAGGAGTCAGTGGTTCCACATCGGGGAGACTCAGAGCTTCTCCTGCCTGGAAGGGTTCACCCTGTACGGGTCAGCCCAGAGGAACTGCACCACCTCTGGGGAGTGGACAGGAACCACCCCTGTCTGTGACAACCACG cTGATGACTGTGATGACCCTGGGATCCCACCAGGGGCCCAGAGGTCAGTGGGTCGGTTTCACAGGGGGGAGAAGGCGGTCTACAGGTGTCAGGCTGGTCTGGATCTGCTGGGCTCGGCTGAAAGGGTTTGTCTAGAGAACAGGGAGTGGAGCGGCTCGTCGCCTCGATGCCAAG GCCCAAACACCTTCGATTCCCCCAGCATTGTGGCCGAAGCCATGACGGGGTCACTTGCAGGAGTCATGGATGTATTCTCACTGGACGCCAAAAAGAAAG CTGCGAGGGTATCCTTCGGCCGAACCATCCGTGTGGACCAAGGCAGTCGCATGAATGTGTACATTTTACTGGACACGTCAGGAAGCATCAAAAAGGAGGAATTTGAAGTAGCCAGGGATGCCACCATTGCTCTCATCAGAAAG TTGGACAGCTACGAGGTACTGTTGAAGTTCCACGTGTTGTCGTTTGCCACTGAGGCCAGAGACATCGTCGACATCAGAGACATAGATATAAGCAGTAGCGTTGATGATATCGTATGGAGGCTGATGGATTTCAACTACCACA gccACGGGAGTAAGACGGGCACCAACCTCTACTCTGCGCTGTACCGTGTTAATGAGTTGATCAGCTTCTTCAAGCAGAACAGCGCCAGGAACCATTTTAATGAGACTcagaacatcatcatcatagaAACAGACG GTTACTCCAACACCGGGAATAAGCCTCAGATTGCTCTGGCTCAGATCCGTCAAGTGCTGGGCTACAGTGCCACCGCCAAGGATCACACCGATGAGACAATGCTTG atgtgtATGTCTTTGGTGTTGGGGGCAAAGTGAACAAAGATGAGTTGAACTCCTTGGCATCGCACAAACGTGGCGAGCAGCACGTCTTCGTTCTGGAAAACTTCCAAATGCTGGGGGAGGTGTTCAACAGCATCATCA GCGACAAGAGCGTGACAATGTGCGGCGTTGCTCGGGAGGACGTCTCCAGGGACGAGGAGCAGGTGAAAGGTCAGACGTCAGTGTACTCCAGGCCCTGGCACGTCACTCTGAAATCA TCCACATGGGGGAAGTCAAAGTCGTGTTTCGGATCCATCGTGAGCCAGAACTGGGTGCTGACGGCCGCTCACTGCTTCGCCAGATCGAGCACAGAGAGAATCTCTTACCAAGTCGACATAGAACACG GTGACGGCACGGTGAAGTCCAGCGCTGTGTTCATGCACCCCAACTATAACACCAACACCCTTAAACACAGGAATGTATCTGAGTTCTACGACTACGACGTCGCTCTGATACAGGTGAACAAGAGCATCCCGCTCTCCTGGAAGGCCAG ACCCATCTGTTTGCCATGTACCGTACCGGCCAGTCGAGCCATGAAGAAAATCAACTCTACCTGCGAGCAGCACA GGAAGGAGCTGCTACCACTCGAGGAAACTGCTG TTTTTATCCACAAAACCTCGGAAAGCAAACAAACACGCAAACAAACgcacatccacacaaacaaacag AGGTCTGGCTGTGTGGAAAAGG TGCAAACACTAACAGAGCCCAACGACGTGACTCTGGATGAGTACATCCCCGACAGATTCCTCTGTTCTGGAGGCAGCTCCGGATACCAGGACGCTATCACCTGCAAAG GTGACTCTGGAGGATCGCTGTTCCTAGAAAAAAGAAAGCGCTACTTCCAG gtGGCAGTAGTGAGCTGGGGCACCACAGACGTGTGCGACCCGCTCAACTCCGCCATGAGACGCCACAGCAGTGACAGCCCGCCTCCCAACGCCCGGGATTTCCACATCGATGTCTTCAAGATCCTGCCGTGGCTGAAGCAGCACCTGGGTGAGCAGATCCAGTTCCTGCCTGAGATCAACTGA